A genomic stretch from Deinococcus cellulosilyticus NBRC 106333 = KACC 11606 includes:
- a CDS encoding ABC transporter permease produces MASYSVMKENRPQASRAWISWTLVLLAHLVLFFISYTLNQQQGVSQKLLLQIVTVLSLFVGLTAVGLVAQNRRDFIPAALLFTVSVLFVEAMLRVNEVPAGLIPTPSRVVVALYNAREVLMLDVFYTFVLEALIGFVAGIVIGVLASMAVARYKFLELGILPYASIFSSIPIVALAPVMVKAIGLEWPSKAAVVAVTVIFPIIVNVVRGLQSASPLHLDLMRSYGASPMRVFFDVRVPTAMPYFFNALKISTTLSLISAIVAEFFGTTGNGLGFRIQIEAGRFNFDIVWAAIVVASVIGIVFFSLIGALERKVTGWHASYRS; encoded by the coding sequence ATGGCGAGCTACTCGGTCATGAAAGAAAACCGTCCTCAAGCCTCCAGGGCCTGGATCTCCTGGACCCTGGTTCTGCTCGCCCATCTGGTGCTGTTTTTCATCTCCTACACCCTGAACCAGCAGCAGGGGGTGTCCCAGAAACTCCTCTTGCAGATCGTGACCGTGCTGTCCCTGTTTGTTGGCCTCACAGCAGTGGGACTTGTGGCCCAGAACAGACGGGATTTCATTCCCGCAGCCCTGCTTTTCACAGTTTCTGTGCTTTTTGTGGAGGCGATGCTCAGGGTCAACGAGGTGCCTGCAGGCCTCATCCCCACCCCGAGTCGCGTGGTGGTCGCCCTGTACAACGCCCGTGAAGTGCTGATGCTGGATGTGTTCTACACCTTCGTGCTCGAAGCCCTGATCGGGTTTGTGGCTGGAATTGTGATTGGTGTGCTGGCCTCTATGGCGGTGGCCCGGTACAAGTTTCTGGAACTGGGCATTCTGCCTTATGCCAGCATCTTCTCCAGCATCCCGATTGTTGCACTTGCCCCTGTGATGGTTAAGGCCATTGGTCTGGAGTGGCCCTCCAAAGCTGCTGTGGTCGCTGTGACGGTGATCTTCCCGATCATTGTGAATGTGGTGCGGGGTCTGCAGAGTGCCAGCCCTCTTCACCTCGATCTGATGCGTTCATACGGAGCAAGCCCCATGCGCGTTTTCTTCGACGTGCGGGTGCCCACTGCCATGCCCTACTTCTTCAACGCCCTCAAGATTTCCACCACCCTGAGCCTGATCAGTGCCATTGTTGCAGAATTCTTTGGCACCACAGGCAATGGGCTGGGTTTCAGGATTCAGATTGAAGCTGGACGCTTCAATTTCGACATCGTGTGGGCTGCCATTGTGGTAGCCTCAGTCATCGGCATCGTGTTTTTCTCCCTCATAGGTGCCCTGGAACGCAAAGTCACCGGATGGCACGCCAGTTACCGCAGTTGA
- a CDS encoding ABC transporter substrate-binding protein, with translation MKKLVLIGLLLGGAASAKDLVQVKLQLKWFPQAQFAGFFVAKEKGYFEAEGLDVQFLPIGDQSPIQTVVTGTADFGTTWITDLLTARQNGLPVVHIAQIFQKSGFTLVALKSSGINKPADFKGKRIGVWPSGNEYPAVALLKKYKMTSSLDSSVARPDVQAVTYPFDPSIVFPDKVDLVSAMTYNEVDQIVGLGYSMDKIRVFKASDYGINLLEDLMFSSERVLNNPNFKNSGMSGKEIAAKLVKASLKGWDYAVKNQKEAVSIVLPLCGNTCKGSGTRADARAHQTWQMAEVAKLYNAGPTLKGNAGLLDAKTYASNVKLLRDLGILKSAPPASAVDYSIWEMATGKKAK, from the coding sequence ATGAAGAAACTCGTCTTGATCGGACTTCTACTCGGCGGCGCAGCCAGCGCAAAAGACCTCGTGCAGGTCAAACTGCAGCTCAAGTGGTTCCCCCAGGCCCAGTTTGCAGGATTCTTTGTGGCCAAAGAAAAGGGCTATTTCGAAGCAGAAGGTCTGGACGTGCAATTCCTGCCCATCGGAGACCAGAGCCCCATCCAGACCGTGGTGACCGGAACCGCTGACTTCGGAACCACCTGGATCACCGACCTGCTGACTGCCCGTCAGAACGGCCTCCCTGTGGTGCACATCGCCCAGATCTTCCAGAAGAGCGGATTCACCCTGGTGGCCCTCAAGAGCAGTGGCATCAACAAACCCGCAGACTTCAAGGGCAAACGCATCGGGGTGTGGCCCAGCGGAAACGAATACCCTGCAGTCGCCCTGCTGAAAAAATACAAGATGACCAGCAGCCTGGATTCCAGCGTGGCCCGCCCAGACGTGCAGGCCGTGACCTATCCTTTTGACCCCAGCATCGTTTTCCCTGACAAGGTGGATCTGGTGTCTGCCATGACTTACAACGAGGTGGATCAGATCGTCGGCCTCGGGTACAGCATGGACAAGATCAGGGTCTTCAAGGCCAGCGATTACGGGATCAACCTGCTTGAGGACCTGATGTTCAGCAGTGAGCGTGTGCTGAACAACCCCAATTTCAAAAACAGCGGCATGAGTGGCAAGGAGATTGCAGCCAAACTGGTCAAAGCCTCCCTCAAAGGCTGGGATTATGCCGTCAAGAACCAGAAGGAAGCCGTCAGCATCGTGCTGCCCCTCTGCGGCAACACCTGCAAAGGCTCTGGCACCCGCGCAGATGCCCGTGCCCACCAGACCTGGCAGATGGCCGAAGTCGCCAAGCTCTACAACGCAGGCCCCACCCTCAAGGGCAACGCTGGTCTGCTGGACGCCAAAACCTACGCCAGCAACGTGAAACTGCTGCGTGATCTGGGCATCCTCAAATCTGCCCCACCTGCCTCTGCAGTGGATTACAGCATCTGGGAAATGGCAACAGGGAAGAAGGCGAAATAA
- the hydA gene encoding dihydropyrimidinase, with the protein MPLLIKNGEIITADTRYKADILVQDETITQIGLDLEMDDEDLEVIDATGKYIFPGFIDPHVHIYLPFMATFAKDNHTTGSQAALIGGTTTFIEMCCPNRNDDHWEAYNLWKSRAEGNSACDFTFHMGISKFDDTVESQLKQIVEDGISSFKVFLSYKNFFGVEDGELYQVLTLAKKLGVIVTAHCENAELVAQLQQKLLAEGKTGPEYHEKSRPVQVEAEGTNRFATFVEMTGATGYIVHLSCQAALERAMAAKSKGVPLYIESVIPHFLLDKTFAEKPDFEGAKYVMSPPLRDKSNQKHLWAALEQGFIDTVGTDHCPFDVEQKDMGRGDFTKIPNGIPAIEDRVNLLYTYGVSRGNLDIHRFVDAASTKAAKLFGLFPRKGTIAVGSDADLVIYDPNYRGTISVKTQTVNNNYNGFEGWEIDGKPEVVTVRGQVQVRDGKFVGDASRGQFLRRKPSHF; encoded by the coding sequence ATGCCACTGCTGATCAAGAACGGCGAAATCATCACCGCAGACACCCGCTACAAGGCTGACATTCTGGTGCAGGACGAGACCATCACCCAGATCGGTCTGGACCTGGAGATGGACGATGAGGATCTGGAGGTCATTGATGCCACAGGGAAATACATTTTTCCGGGCTTCATTGATCCGCACGTGCACATTTACCTGCCTTTCATGGCGACTTTTGCGAAGGACAACCACACCACGGGCAGTCAGGCTGCACTGATCGGGGGGACCACCACGTTCATTGAGATGTGCTGCCCGAACCGCAACGATGACCACTGGGAGGCTTACAACCTGTGGAAATCCAGGGCGGAAGGCAACAGTGCCTGTGATTTCACTTTCCACATGGGCATTTCGAAGTTTGATGACACCGTGGAAAGCCAGCTGAAGCAGATTGTTGAAGACGGGATTTCTTCTTTCAAGGTGTTCCTGTCCTACAAGAATTTCTTCGGGGTGGAGGATGGTGAGCTGTATCAGGTCCTGACCCTGGCGAAAAAGCTGGGGGTGATTGTGACCGCCCACTGTGAGAACGCGGAACTGGTGGCCCAGTTGCAGCAGAAACTGCTGGCAGAGGGGAAAACAGGACCCGAGTACCATGAAAAGAGCCGCCCGGTGCAGGTGGAGGCCGAGGGCACCAACCGTTTCGCCACTTTTGTGGAGATGACCGGGGCCACAGGTTACATCGTGCACCTGTCCTGTCAGGCTGCGCTGGAACGGGCCATGGCTGCGAAATCCAAAGGGGTGCCCCTCTACATAGAGTCGGTGATTCCGCACTTCCTGCTGGACAAGACTTTTGCAGAGAAGCCCGATTTTGAGGGTGCGAAATACGTGATGTCTCCGCCTCTCAGAGACAAGAGCAACCAGAAACACCTGTGGGCTGCACTTGAGCAGGGTTTCATCGACACGGTCGGCACGGACCATTGCCCCTTTGATGTGGAGCAGAAAGACATGGGCCGTGGAGATTTCACCAAGATCCCCAACGGCATTCCTGCCATCGAGGACCGGGTGAACCTGCTTTACACCTATGGAGTGAGTCGCGGAAATCTGGACATCCACCGGTTTGTGGATGCGGCCAGCACGAAAGCAGCAAAACTTTTCGGCCTTTTCCCCAGAAAGGGGACCATCGCAGTGGGCAGTGACGCCGATCTGGTGATCTATGATCCCAATTACCGGGGCACCATCAGCGTGAAAACCCAGACGGTGAACAACAATTACAACGGCTTTGAGGGCTGGGAGATCGACGGGAAACCCGAGGTTGTCACGGTCCGGGGCCAGGTTCAGGTCAGAGACGGCAAGTTCGTGGGTGATGCATCCAGAGGCCAGTTCCTCAGGCGCAAACCCTCTCATTTCTGA
- a CDS encoding ABC transporter ATP-binding protein: MTAQNNFTQGNSSSSSPPLVSVRDVTMIFRTQDTETIALQGANLDIQPGEFISLIGPSGCGKTTLLRILADLQTPTSGDISIKGMTPTKARESRAYGYVFQAPALMDWRSVLKNVMLPLEVMNFPKENRLEKAREMLRLVGLEKFEKNFPFQLSGGMQQRVSIARALAFDPPLLFMDEPFGALDEITRENLNMELLRLWRETGKTVIFVTHSISEAVFLSTRVVVMTARPGKIEGIVNVDLPQPRSVETREHPRFFEIATEIRELLRKGHA; the protein is encoded by the coding sequence GTGACCGCACAGAACAATTTCACACAGGGCAATTCATCAAGTTCCAGTCCTCCACTGGTCAGCGTGCGCGATGTGACCATGATCTTTCGCACCCAGGACACCGAAACCATCGCCTTGCAGGGGGCAAACCTGGACATCCAGCCTGGAGAGTTCATCAGCCTGATTGGACCTTCCGGGTGTGGCAAGACCACTTTGCTGAGGATTCTGGCCGACCTGCAGACGCCAACCTCTGGTGACATCTCGATCAAGGGGATGACCCCCACAAAGGCCAGAGAGTCCCGTGCTTATGGGTACGTTTTTCAGGCTCCTGCATTGATGGACTGGCGCAGTGTTCTGAAAAACGTGATGCTGCCGCTGGAAGTCATGAACTTCCCGAAAGAGAACCGCCTCGAAAAAGCCCGCGAGATGCTCAGGCTGGTGGGCCTTGAAAAATTCGAGAAGAACTTTCCTTTCCAACTTTCAGGGGGGATGCAGCAACGGGTGAGCATTGCCCGTGCACTGGCGTTTGACCCGCCCCTCCTGTTCATGGATGAGCCTTTCGGTGCACTCGATGAGATCACCAGAGAGAACCTGAACATGGAACTCCTGAGGCTCTGGCGCGAAACTGGCAAGACCGTGATTTTCGTGACCCACAGCATCAGCGAAGCAGTGTTTCTCTCCACCCGCGTGGTGGTGATGACCGCAAGGCCCGGCAAGATCGAGGGCATCGTGAATGTGGACCTTCCGCAGCCTCGCTCTGTGGAGACCCGCGAGCACCCCAGGTTCTTCGAGATCGCCACCGAAATCCGTGAACTTCTGCGCAAAGGTCACGCATGA
- a CDS encoding ABC transporter permease, whose product MNTLLQRTLPLLVVAVIIVLLYYPLMIWANSPVAQRSLETGADIGCKTVSECVYMLRNPVIPAPAQLGEGIKSLTIPPLAPTSAPYNALVTLGEAIVGLALASAVGLLLAILLVLSGSFERAVLPWLVASQTVPIIAIAPMLAVILGQYGVQGWFPKALIAAYIAFFPIVIGVSKGLKSPDPLQLDLMKTYNASRVQVFTLLRFPASVPFLFTALKVASTAAMVGSIVAEISTISFSGIGKMLAENSRASDTIALWVIMFYGALLGIVLVALINLLERMVAPWRATRS is encoded by the coding sequence ATGAACACCCTCCTGCAGAGAACTTTGCCTCTGCTGGTGGTGGCTGTGATCATTGTGCTGCTGTATTACCCCCTGATGATCTGGGCGAATTCACCGGTGGCCCAGCGTTCTCTTGAAACGGGCGCAGACATTGGCTGCAAAACGGTCTCGGAGTGTGTCTACATGCTCAGAAACCCGGTCATTCCTGCCCCTGCTCAGCTTGGCGAAGGGATCAAGAGCCTGACCATTCCTCCTCTGGCCCCCACCTCTGCTCCTTACAATGCTCTGGTGACCCTTGGAGAGGCCATTGTGGGCCTTGCCCTGGCCTCTGCAGTGGGTTTGCTGCTGGCAATTCTGCTTGTTCTAAGTGGCAGCTTTGAGCGTGCAGTGCTGCCCTGGCTCGTGGCCTCCCAGACGGTCCCGATCATTGCCATTGCTCCCATGCTGGCCGTGATTCTGGGTCAATATGGAGTGCAGGGATGGTTTCCCAAGGCCCTGATTGCCGCTTACATCGCCTTCTTTCCGATTGTGATCGGGGTCAGCAAGGGCCTGAAAAGCCCGGACCCGTTGCAACTCGACTTGATGAAGACCTACAACGCCTCCCGGGTGCAGGTGTTCACCCTGCTGAGGTTCCCTGCTTCGGTGCCTTTCCTGTTTACAGCGTTAAAAGTGGCTTCCACAGCTGCGATGGTCGGAAGCATCGTTGCTGAGATCAGCACCATCAGCTTTTCGGGAATTGGCAAGATGCTGGCAGAGAACTCCCGTGCCAGTGACACCATCGCCCTGTGGGTGATCATGTTTTATGGAGCACTCCTGGGAATCGTGCTTGTTGCTCTCATCAACCTGCTGGAAAGGATGGTGGCCCCATGGCGAGCTACTCGGTCATGA